A window of Paludisphaera rhizosphaerae genomic DNA:
GTTTTCCAGGCTCGACCGACAGCACCGTCGCCCTCGCGGAATCGCGCGCCGCGGGTGGCCCGCTCAAACTCGTCTGCCGCCCTTCCGGCATCGAGGGAGAAAGCTAACGCGCGACCGGTCTCGTCCGGCTTCCAGTACGATCCATAAGACCACCCGAATTCATTGCGAGCGACTTCGAGAACCGTCCGGACCACGTCTTCAAGCGTAGCGGAGTCGGACAGGGACTCGACGGCGGCGATCAACGCGCGGGCGTCGGCCCGCAGGTCTTCCGCAATCGAGCCGGCCCCAGGAGCGGCAGCCGACATCGCACGACGCGTTTTCGAGGCCGCGCCGGACGGCGCCTTCCGTCGAGCGGGTTTCGGCGGAGTCGAGGAGGCGTCGGCTTCATGGGGAGTCGAATCGGGATTCATCGGTGTCTGGAACCTCGCCGTACGCAAGACCTCGATGCGATGTGGACACAATGGATGAGTAGCGGAATCGAACGCGTCAGGACTGACCAACGGCCGCGGCCAGCGCGGACTCGTCAAACTGAAACAGCTTCTCGACGTCGAGCATGATCAGCAGTCGATCGTCGACCCGAGCTAGACCCGAGACGTACCGACACGAGGCCCCGGCCGAGCCGAGAGGGGATGGCTGGATCTGGTCGCGGTTGATCCGCATCACTCGGGTGACGGCGTCCACGATGCAGCCGACCGTCTTGTCCTGCACATTGACGACGATCGTTCGCGTTTCCTCGTCCAGGTCGCGGGACGACATCCCGAATCTCTTCCGAAGGCTGACCACCGGAATCACCGAGCCGCGCAGGTTGATCAGGCCCTCGATATAGTCGGGCGTCTGAGGAAGCCGGGTGATCGGCTTCATCAGAATGATCTCCTGGATTTTGGTGATCGCGATCGCGTAGTCCTCGTCGCCGAGCCGGAAACCGACGAACTGCAAGACCGGCCCCTCGGCGCGGTCGGCCCTGGCGTTGGGAGGACTTTCGTGGCTCATTGCGGCCTCGGTGCGACTCTTCGGGACGGCGACATCAAGGGGATTGTATCACTCGGACCGATTCCGGCCTGCTTTCCGATTCGGAATCCTGGGCAAGCTCTCCGTGCGGACAAGTGCAACCCCTACGGTCGCGCCAACCCGACAAAAGTATGGCGCGGCCGTTCCGCGAGAGAACGCGCAGCATGAATGACGACCCTCCCGCGCGGGCAGGAGGGTCGTCATCTCTCCGAATCATGGGTTCAGCCGCGCCGAACGATCAGATCTCGGCGAGTGGCTCCTTCGAATCGCCGAAGGCGTCCACATGCAGGCCGGCCTTGTCGAGCATCGACATGTACAGGCTGCACATCTTGCGGTTGGGGGCCTTGAGGTAGTCGAGGACGCGCCCACCCTGGAGCTTGCCTCCGCCGCCGCCGACGAGAACGACCGGAAGCTGCGTTGCATCGTGGGTGCCGCCGGAGAGCATGCTGGAGCAGAACAGGAGCATCGAGTTGTCCAGGGCCGTGCGTTCGCCTTCCTGGATCGCGTCGAGCTTGCGAGCAATGTAGGCGAGTTGGCCCGTGAAGAGCTGGTTGACCTTCAGCCAGTCGGCCGTGTCGGTGTGAGAGAGAAGGTGGTGGATCATGTAGTCCACGCCGAGCTGCGGGAACCGCAGCGAGCTGTGGTCGTTGTTCAGCTTGAGCGTGGTGACACGAGTGGCGTCAGTCTGGAAGCCCAGGACGAGGATGTCGCACATCAGCTTCATGTGCTCGGCGATGTCCTGGGGAATGCCGTCGGCGGGGCGGGGGACGTTAGGCTTTTCCAGGGTCGGCTTCCATCCCTGAAGCTCGCCGCGATCACCGGCCCGTTCGATCCGACGCTCGACCTCGCGGACCGACTCCAGATACTCGTCGAGCTTGCGGCGGTCGGCCTGCGAGACGTCGCGGCGGAAATCCTGGGCGTCAGCCATCACGGCGTCGAGAACGCTCTCGTCGCCCCGGGCTGACTCGTCCTTGAAGAGCCGGTCGAACGCCAGGGCGGGGAACAGCTCCAGCGGCGTCGGGCTGGTCGGCGACGTCCAGGAGATGTGCGAGCTGTAGAGCATCGAGTAGTTCTTGTGGACCGCCGGGTTCGGCTGCTCACAGCCGAGGACGAGGCTGGGAACCTTCGTCGACCGCGAGTGGCTCTGCGCCAGCAACTGGTCGAAGCTCGTCCCCGAACGGATCTCGCCTCCCGAGGCCAGCGGCGCGCCCGACAGCAGATTGCCGGTCTGCGAGCTGTGGATGTTCCCCTTCAGCGCTTCCTCGTTGTAGAGGCCGCGGATGAAGAGGAGTTTCTCGCGGAAGTCCTGGAGCGGGGCGAGGACGCCGCCCAACTCCATGTCCTTGCCTTTACCCTTCGCCCACCATTCCTTGCCGTGGAAGCCGTTGCCGGCGAACAGGACGCCCACGCGAACCGGCGGCTCGCTCGAAGGCCGAGCCGTCGGCGACTCGACGCCCCAGACGTTGCGGGACTCCAACCACGGGAGGGCCATCGTGACGCCCACGCCACGGAGGAACGTGCGACGGGAAAGCTCGGGGGTCATGGGAGCACCTCGGCGTTCTTGGCGGAGCAGGAGGGTGGTTCAGTGGACCTCGGCGACCGTCGGCGAAGTCCCTCGGATCTCTCGAAACTGGCGGCTGCGAACGATGGCGTCAATCACCGAGGAGACGCGGTGGTCCTCGGCGTTTAGACGAGTCAACATCTCATCCAGGAGCGGCTCATCGGAGAGTGTCAGCCCTCTCCCCAGTGCATAGCCGAGGAGCTTTTTGCAGAACTGTCGTTCGACGGCGTCGCGGCGTTTCGTCAACAGGTGGTTTCTCAGACCGTCGACGCCGTTGAACTCGGTCCCGTTGATCAATTTCGCCCGCGCGTCGATGGACTGGCCGGTCGTGTCCCTCTCTCGGAAGCGACCGATGGCGTCATAAGCCTCCAGCGAGAACCCATAAGGATCCATCTTCGCATGACAGCCCGAACAGCGGATGTCTCGTGTGTGCTTCTCGACGAGTTGACGGACGCTCAGACCGCCCCCCGAGGCCTCGTCGTCTGGAAGAATCGGCACATCCTTGGGAGGCTTCGGCGTGCGCTCGCCGAGGAGGACCTCCGTCACCCAGTTGCCCCGAAGGATGGGACTGGTCCGCGACGCCCCCGATTCCTTGGCGAGCGTCGCCGATAGGCCGAGGATTCCGCCCCGACCGTACTTCCGTACTCCATCGACTCGTCGCCACTCGGGACCGGTCACACCGGGAATGCCGTAGTGCTCGGCGAGCGTCTGGTTGAGGAATGCGTGGTCGGCGTCATAGATCGAGAGGACGGAGGCGTCGGACTGGAAGAGGTCGGCGAAGAAACGGATGGCCTCCTCGTACATCGCCCCCTTCACGGCGGCGAAAGTCGGGAAGTGCCTGGCGCTCTTCTCGTCCTGGGCGTCGAAGCCGTAGATGTGAAGCCACTGGCAGGCGAACTCCTCCGCCAGCCGTCGGACGTTGGGCGATCTCAGCAGACGCTTCGCCTGGGCCGCGATCTCGTTTGGATCGCGGAGTCGGCCGGCCGCGGCAGCCTTGCGCAGCTCGTCGTCCGGAGCCGAAGAGGTGAGGAAGTAACTCAACCGGCTGGCCGTCTCCCAGTCCGAGACCGGTGCGGAGGTCACGCCGTCGGGAGTCCTTTCAAGGCGGTAGAGGAAGCTTGGTGCGGTCAGAATACGGGCAAGCGTCAACCGGAACGCCTCGTCGTGGGGAATCTCCTCACTGCGAAGCTTGGTGTAGAGGCCGCGGAGGTCGCGCTCTTCTTGTTCGGTCGTCGGCCGGCGATAAGCCTGCGAGGCGAACGCGATGAGCCGATCGATCTGACGCGGCTCGGCCGCTGCCACTTTCTTGCGGAACGCCTCGGCATCCTCGGCAAAGGGCTTCCGAAACGGGATGAAGAGTTTGGGATCACCGTCCTGGGTCGCGTACTGGATGATGTGCTCCAGCGCTTGAACCTGCGTCAGCGCATCCTGACTGACGAAGTGCAACTCCTCCCAGAGCCGATCCAGTCGCGCGGCCTCTGCTTCGTCGAGCATAAGCCGCCGGAGCGGTTCATCCTCACGATGGAAAAGCGTGAGTGTGACCGCCTCGTCCACCGGGACGATCTTCGCGTAGCAAAAGACGGGTGGGAACCACGAGCGGAACTCGGAGAAGGCCCGCTTCATCCGGTCCTCAGCCGAGGCGTTCGCGACCAGGACGGGAGCGTCTGGCTTGAGCCCCGGCGCGGTCGTCGGCGGCTCGACCCCGATTCGAAGCTGGACGAAGTCGTCGCCTCCCTCGACAGGCCGCACGACGGCCGTGCCGACCAGTTCGGCCCCCGCCGCGAGTTCAGCCGGTATCCGAACCGGGACCACGGAAGGACTCTTCACGGCGAGATCCACAGGCGCAATCCCGGCCGCCAGCGGGCTCGGTCCGAATTCGTCGGGGCGTCGTCCCCAGATCGAATCGTCGGGGATCGGCCCGACGGACGGCCGCGCGGGGATGATGGGGCCGCCAGGCGCTGTTAATGCCCGATAGAGCGAGGAGTCTGCGGCCGGAGCGCCGGCCGGTCCGTCGACCAGGAGCTTCTGAAGATCGGCGGAGAGCTTCTCCCGAGTCGAAGGATCCCGGGTCTCCAACCAACGAGCCAGGATCGAACCGGCCGGCAGCGCGAGTCCGCCGGCGTTTCCTTCAGGTTCCCGGAAGAACCGCCAGACGTCGGCATTCCCAAACCGGTCGGCGTGCGGATTGGCGGCCAGCGCGTCGACGGAGACGTCCGCCGCCATGTTCCATGTCTTTCCCCCTTCGGCTGTGGCGGAAAGGGTGAGGTCGACGGCCGTCAGATCGCAGGCGTGGTTGCCGTCGCGTGGTCCGATCGTCAGAACGACCAGGTCGCCAGGATTGAGGGCGACAGGCCCGAATGGCCCGATCTTACCCGGAGCGCCGCCGGAAACGTTCCCCTCGCCGAATGCGAGTCGCACGGCACCGCGGCGAAGCTCCAGTCGCCAGACTGTGCCGTTGCCGCACGCGGGGTGGGCATGTTTCACGAAGCCTTCGATGCGGTAATCGGCTGCGGCGGGACAGGCCCAGGCGCTGGCCGCGCGAAGCGTCGGCGAAGGGTGCACGACAACGCCGCGCCCTTTCAACTCGCCTGGGATGTGCAAGGTCTCGTCCGATGAGTTCGCGACGACGAGGGGAGTCTCGCTCTTTCCCCAACCTGCCGCT
This region includes:
- a CDS encoding chemotaxis protein CheW — protein: MSHESPPNARADRAEGPVLQFVGFRLGDEDYAIAITKIQEIILMKPITRLPQTPDYIEGLINLRGSVIPVVSLRKRFGMSSRDLDEETRTIVVNVQDKTVGCIVDAVTRVMRINRDQIQPSPLGSAGASCRYVSGLARVDDRLLIMLDVEKLFQFDESALAAAVGQS
- a CDS encoding DUF1552 domain-containing protein, which translates into the protein MTPELSRRTFLRGVGVTMALPWLESRNVWGVESPTARPSSEPPVRVGVLFAGNGFHGKEWWAKGKGKDMELGGVLAPLQDFREKLLFIRGLYNEEALKGNIHSSQTGNLLSGAPLASGGEIRSGTSFDQLLAQSHSRSTKVPSLVLGCEQPNPAVHKNYSMLYSSHISWTSPTSPTPLELFPALAFDRLFKDESARGDESVLDAVMADAQDFRRDVSQADRRKLDEYLESVREVERRIERAGDRGELQGWKPTLEKPNVPRPADGIPQDIAEHMKLMCDILVLGFQTDATRVTTLKLNNDHSSLRFPQLGVDYMIHHLLSHTDTADWLKVNQLFTGQLAYIARKLDAIQEGERTALDNSMLLFCSSMLSGGTHDATQLPVVLVGGGGGKLQGGRVLDYLKAPNRKMCSLYMSMLDKAGLHVDAFGDSKEPLAEI
- a CDS encoding DUF1592 domain-containing protein; translated protein: MKAVVTGAMILAVLSSTANAVGADSFDGLAKEYSSQIRPLLTRYCLDCHSTEDKEGDLDLEVFAGLNEIRRSPGTWRKVAEMLDSAEMPPKDSPKPAADERGLVRGWVGRYLHAEALANAGDPGPVVLRRLNNAQYTYTLQDLTGFDFKPAREFPADSAAGEGFTNTGDALVMSPALLGKYLEAGKKIAAHAVLLPDGFRFAAGETRRDWTDDILGSIRALYSRYADAEGRIPLEKYLKAAMEHRPADAVGLNARYLETVERNLSQGDSSPVLDPIRAHWKTAKAADAPALAAEIDAWQKALTRFQSVGHMKPRVADVDPVVTRQNLSFKLPEAPDGKALTVHLAAGGVQRPNVVVWENLRITRPGRPDVALRDVRGIAEGMAAYRAKVVESAARCLSAADEALAAASPATVDRSVLAKKYNVDPEILGAWLDCLGAGAAPTLKIDLFSERMTQVGGYDAAAGWGKSETPLVVANSSDETLHIPGELKGRGVVVHPSPTLRAASAWACPAAADYRIEGFVKHAHPACGNGTVWRLELRRGAVRLAFGEGNVSGGAPGKIGPFGPVALNPGDLVVLTIGPRDGNHACDLTAVDLTLSATAEGGKTWNMAADVSVDALAANPHADRFGNADVWRFFREPEGNAGGLALPAGSILARWLETRDPSTREKLSADLQKLLVDGPAGAPAADSSLYRALTAPGGPIIPARPSVGPIPDDSIWGRRPDEFGPSPLAAGIAPVDLAVKSPSVVPVRIPAELAAGAELVGTAVVRPVEGGDDFVQLRIGVEPPTTAPGLKPDAPVLVANASAEDRMKRAFSEFRSWFPPVFCYAKIVPVDEAVTLTLFHREDEPLRRLMLDEAEAARLDRLWEELHFVSQDALTQVQALEHIIQYATQDGDPKLFIPFRKPFAEDAEAFRKKVAAAEPRQIDRLIAFASQAYRRPTTEQEERDLRGLYTKLRSEEIPHDEAFRLTLARILTAPSFLYRLERTPDGVTSAPVSDWETASRLSYFLTSSAPDDELRKAAAAGRLRDPNEIAAQAKRLLRSPNVRRLAEEFACQWLHIYGFDAQDEKSARHFPTFAAVKGAMYEEAIRFFADLFQSDASVLSIYDADHAFLNQTLAEHYGIPGVTGPEWRRVDGVRKYGRGGILGLSATLAKESGASRTSPILRGNWVTEVLLGERTPKPPKDVPILPDDEASGGGLSVRQLVEKHTRDIRCSGCHAKMDPYGFSLEAYDAIGRFRERDTTGQSIDARAKLINGTEFNGVDGLRNHLLTKRRDAVERQFCKKLLGYALGRGLTLSDEPLLDEMLTRLNAEDHRVSSVIDAIVRSRQFREIRGTSPTVAEVH